A region from the Silene latifolia isolate original U9 population chromosome 7, ASM4854445v1, whole genome shotgun sequence genome encodes:
- the LOC141590125 gene encoding uncharacterized protein LOC141590125 has product MGKYMVYKGLDKGKKVEGFPFVNITFNWQGAGYTVNDCGLYVMVHMLLYRGEPFECTIGTKDSNDLMRAEVVATLVLSDINVDREAVLSRVAAFKEVKDREMEELREAQRLAGNTSGRKRGAGVAGENSSAKRPCSKVSSTYQTPPPQVALGRTPSSRALSAVNCRSRGKGDGLGCTTYCGEPDADLTVVAKVLRLNKALIRDIPVYRKQVADYVFLDDYKFPNGELLVNYSRHATINRLQMLSTLPETPMDDSVIECEPHE; this is encoded by the exons atgggaaagtatatggtctacaaagggctcgacaaagggaagaaagttgaagggtttccTTTTGTAAACATTACATTCAACTGGCAGGGAGCAGGGTATACTGTCAATGACTGTGGTctttacgtcatggttcatatgttgctgtaccgtggagagccattcgagtgtaccatagggacaaaggacagtaatgacctcatgcgagcggaaGTTGTTGCcacccttgtcctcagtgacattaacgtGGATAGGGAAGCTGTGTTATCTAGGGTAGCAGCTTTTAAGGAGGTTAAAGACCGTGAAATGGAGGAGCTGCGTGAGGCACAGAGGTTAgccggcaacacaagtggaaggaagagaggtgcCGGAGTTGCCGGAGAGAACAGTTCTGCTAAACGCCCTTGCTCCAAAGTCAGTTCAACCTATCAGACTCCACCTCCCCAAGTAGCACTGGGTCGGACGCCGTCTAGTCGGGCCCTCTCAGCGGTCAATTGCCgctcccggggtaagggcgatggccttggttgcaccacaTATTGCGGGGAGCCAGACGCCGACCTTACAGTGGTCGCCAAGGTGCTGAGGTTAAACAAGGCATTAATTAgggatatcccggtgtatcgcaaacaagtggctgattacgttttccttgatgactacaaatttccaaatgg TGAACTACTTGTGAACTATTCCCGGCACGCaacaattaataggttgcaaatgttgtccacgctccctgagacgccaatggatgattcagtgattgagt GCGAGCCTCATGAGTGA